The stretch of DNA TTCGGCGACAGGTAGAGCGCGTCGGGCTTGAGCGGCTTGTAGGGGGCGGTGCCGCTCTGGCGCTCCTTCAAGGCCTCGCAGCGGGCGTCGTAATACTCTTGCACCTGGGCCAGGCGCTCGGCCACCGCGTCGTCGACCTGGTGGTCGAGGATGAGGGGCACGCCGGCGACGTAGTCGAACAGCGTGTCGAGCTTGTCATAGAACAGCGGCATCCAGTGCTCGAGGCCGGCATAGCGCCGGCCCTCACTGATCGTCTCGTAGAGCCGGTCGTCGCGGGTCGCGGCGCCGAAGGTCGTGACGTAGCCCTGGCGGAAGCGCCGGATCGTCTCGGTGGTGAGCTGCACCTCGCTCATCGGCACGAGGTCGAGGGAGCGCAATTGCCCGATGGTGCGCTGGGTCTCGGGATCGAAGGCGCGGATCGATTCGAGGGTGTCGCCGAAGAAATCGAGGCGGACCGGGTTCGGGAGCCCCGGCGGCGACAGGTCGATGATGCCGCCGCGCACCGCGTATTCGCCGGTATCGCGCACGGTGCCGGTGCGCAGGAAGCCGTTGGCCTCGAGCCAGGCGACGATCTGGTCGGTATCGAGCGCGTTGCCGGGCGCGGCCGAGAAGGTCTCGACGGCGATGCGGGATTTCGGCGGCACCCTTTGCACCAGGGCGTTGACCGTGGTGGTGAGGATGCGCGGCTTCTCGGCCGAGGAGCGGGTGCGGGCGAGCCGCGAGAGCGCCGTCATGCGCTGGGCCGCGATGGCGGGATTCGGCGAGATCCGGTCGTAGGGCTGGCAGTCCCAGGCCGGAACGCTCATCACCTCGATCTCGGGCGCCACGAAGGACAATGCGCTGGCGAAGGCCGCCGAGCGGGTGCCGTCCCGGGCGACGTGGACCAGGACCGCCGGCCCCTCCGAGACCTGCGACAGGGCGCGGGCGAGATCGGCCACCACCAGGGCGTCGAACCCGTCCGGCACGCGCGCCAGCGTCGCGCTGTCGCCGGCCTTCAGCGCCTCCACGGCCTTGGTCAAGGCGGCGGATTTCGGCAGGGCGAAGCGGGCGGCTGCGGGCTTCTTCGGGGCTGCGGGCGGGGCGGGGGGCTTGGGGGCGGGCTTGGCCATCGGGTCTTCAGCGGGTCTTTACGCGAGCGGAGCGGGCAGGGGGCGTCAACAGCGGGTCGTCGGATCGATCAACGCATCAGGACGGGGCGCGGGACTTGAACCCTCCCCCCTCTGCGGGGGAGGGTGCCCGGCGGAGCCGGGCGGGAGAGGGGAACCCGCTTCCGGATATAGCGGAACCGTTCTGAAGGGGGCCCACTGGATCAACGTCGCGCTGCCCCTCTCGGCGGGACTTCGTCCCGCTGCGCTCGCATCCGCTCGCCACCCTCCCCCGCAGAGGGGGGGAGGGTTCAGACCCGCGCCTCATTGGGAAGCCGATCTCACAGATCCACCGGCGCCCCGTGCTGATGGAACGCCTTCATTCGGCGATAGACTGCGGTGTCGTAGTTCGACGGAACCTCGGCCTCGTCGGTGATCCAGCGGAACAGATCCCGGTCCGGCACCTCGATCAGCAGCTCGAAATCGTCGAGCTCCTCCTCCGTGAGGGTCCCGATCTCGGCATCCGCGAAGCGGCCCATGATCAGGTCCATCTCCCGGGTGCCCCGGTGCCAGGAGCGGTAGAGCGTGCGGCGGCGGCGCGGATCGAGGTCGGCGCTGGTGCGGGTGGTGCCGGTCATCGCGAGATCAAATCCTCGGGCTGGTCCGGAGCGGCTTTACCGCCCGGGGCGCGGGTGCGAAACCCCGCCACCTGATATGGGATTCGTCGCAGCCTGCGACACCCGCAAGGCCGCAACCGCGACCGTGTGGTGTATAGAGCCCCCGACTTTCCTCCGCCTCCGCCCCGATGTCCCTGCGTCCCTCCCTGCTCGATCCCCTGTTCGCCCCCGCGACCGTGCTGCCGGGGGCCGGTCCCAAGGTCGCCGTGCTGATCGACAAGCTCGTCGGCACGCCGGAGCGCCCGGCCCGGGTGGTCGACCTCCTGTTCCACCTGCCGCAGCGCGGCATCGCCCGGCAGCTGCGCGGCTCGATCGCCGAGGCGCCGCCCGGCGAGCCGGTGACCCTCGGGGTGACCGTGGTGGCCCATCGCCCGCCGCAGACGGCCGGCCGCAAGCCCTTCCGGGTGCTGGTCGAGGACCAGACCGGCGACATCACCCTGGTGTTCTTCAACCTGCCGCGTGCCCGCATCGAGAAGATGCTGCCGCTCGGCAGCCACCGCTACGTGTCGGGCCGGATCGAGCTGTGGGACGGCTTCCGCCAGATGGTGCATCCCTCGCGCATCCTCGACGAGAAGGGCCTGGCCGACCTGCCGGCGGTGGAGCCGATCTACGGCGCCACGGAAGGGCTGACCTCGCGGGCGATCGGCAAGCTCGCGGTCTCGGCCCTCGACCGGCTCCCCGTCCTGCCCGAATGGCAGGATCGATCCTTCCTCGACCGCCAGGGCTGGCCGGCCTTCGCCGACGCCTTGCGCACCGAGCACCGCCCGGCGGAGGCCGCCGAGACCGAGGAGGATCTGAAGACCCCGGCGCGGCGCCGCCTCGCTTACGACGAGTTGCTTGCCTCGCAATTGGCGCTCGCGCTCGTGCGCAGCCGGATGCACCGGCCCCCCGGCCGCACCAATGTCGGCGACGGGGCATTGTCGGGGCGGATCGAGGCGGGCCTGCCGTTCGGGCTGACCGGCGCGCAGACCCGGGCGCTCGCCGAGATCCGCGGCGACATGGGCTCCGACCGGCGGATGCTGCGGCTGCTCCAGGGCGATGTCGGCTCGGGCAAGACCGCGGTGGCGCTCCTCGCCATGGCCTCCGCGATCGAGGCCGGCCGGCAGGCGGCGATGATGGCGCCGACCGAGATCCTGGCCCGTCAGCATGCCGAGCGCCTGCGGCCGATGGTGGAGGCGGTGGGGTTGAGGCTCGCGCTGCTCACCGGCCGCGACCGGGTGGCGGAGCGCCGGACGACGCTCGCGGGACTTGCCGACGGCTCGATCCACATCGTCGTCGGTACCCACGCCCTGTTCCAGGACGACGTGGCGTTCCACGATCTCGGTCTCGCGGTGGTGGACGAGCAGCACCGCTTCGGCGTGCATCAGCGCCTGGCGCTGGGGGGCAAGGGCGAGGCGGTCGACATCCTGGTGATGACAGCGACGCCGATCCCCCGCACCCTGGCGCTGACCTATTTCGGCGACATGGAGGTCTCGGTCCTCGACGAGAAGCCGGCCGGCCGCCAGCCGATCAAGACGGTGCTGGTCTCGACCGATCGGATCGAGGAGGTGACGCTCGGCCTCGAGCGGGCGCTCGCCAAGGGCGACCGGGTCTACTGGATCTGCCCGCTCGTCGCCGAATCCGAATATGTCGACCTCGCCGCCGCCGAGGAGCGGTTTTCCGCGTTGCGCGAGCGCTTCGGCGCGGATGTCGGCCTCGTCCACGGCAAGATGCCGGGCAAGGACAAGGACGAGGCGATGGAGCGCTTCGCCGCCGGCGACACCAGGATCCTGGTCTCGACCACCGTGGTGGAGGTCGGCGTGGACGTGCCGCAGGCCACCGTGATGGTGATCGAGCATGCCGAGCGCTTCGGCCTGGCGCAATTGCACCAGCTGCGCGGCCGGGTCGGGCGGGGCTCGGGCGCCTCGACCTGCCTCCTCCTGTTCAAGGGGCCGCTCGGCCAGGTCTCCCGGGCCCGGCTCGAAATGATGCGCGAGACCGAGGACGGCTTTCGCATCGCCGAGGAGGATCTTCGCCTGCGCGGCGAGGGCGAGGTGCTGGGCACCCGCCAGTCGGGGCTGGCCAATTTCCGCCTCGCCCGGCCGGAAGCCGACGGCGACCTGATCGTGGCGGCGCGGGACGACGCGCGGCTGATCGTCGAACGCGATCCGGGGCTGCAATCGGAGCGCGGGGAGGCGCTGCGGGCGTTGCTCTACCTGTTCGAGCGCGATGCGGCGGTGAAGCTGTTGCAGGCGGGGTAGGCGCGTTGCGCCCCTGCCGGCCCGCCAAGCAGGATGGTCGAAAAATCATCCATCCCTGCCGCCGGAATGTGCGCTGGAACACGCCGGACGCGAAGTCCCGGGCCTAACCTCCGCCCACCTCGCGAGGTCCTGATGCCGCCGCACGATCGTTCGGCGATCGGCCGCGGCGTTTCGTCCTGCCGCGACCCTCCAGTACCGACCCGACCTTTTCGCGACGTGGCGCCCTCGGCGGCTCCTGCGAGGCTCCGGAGTCCCACCCTGCCCGAAGGGGGTGCCCGATGACCCATCCATGGCCCCATCACCACACCGACGGTTCGGTGCATTACACCCATTGCCGGCCCGAGACGGTGGAGGCCCTGCCGGCCACCGGGCAGGCCCGGCCCGACTGGCGCCGTCGCCTGCGCGGGGCCGCCGGCATGATCGGCGCGTCTAGCCTCGCCGCCGGGGCGATCTGGTTCGCCATGCTGTGCGACCCCACCGTGTCCCGCGCCGCCCTGCCGCCCTCGGCGGATGTCTGCACCAATGCCGGTCACGCCGTGCGGATCTGGTTCGACGCCGAGACCGCCCGGCGCGCCCGCGTCGCCGAGGCGCCCCACCAGCACGCCTTCAACAGCATGCTGCTGTGGTACCGCTCGGCCGAGGGCAAATGCGCCTCGGGCCGGACCCAGGAGGCGGTCAAGAGCTTCCAGGCCCTGGAGCGGATGATCGCCGGGTTCGAGGCGAACCGCGAGGACCGGGACGAGGCGGGCCTCTGACGGCCTTGCGCGCCGGGCCCGTTCGCGCTTGGCTGCCCCAGAGCATGTTCCGACGAAGCGGATACCGGTTCGTCGGAGACAATGCGGCAAGATCAAACGCGCAGAGCAGCGCCCGATCGCACCACGGTCGGGCGCTGCTCTCGCGATGACGGGAGGGGCGGAATGGCGGATGGTCTGACCTTCGTGCTGGTGCACGGTGCCTGGCACGGCGGCTGGTGCTGGGTGCGCGTCGCCGACATCCTGCGGAGCCAGGGCCACCGGGTCTTCACCCCGACCTGCACCGGGCTGGGCGAGCGGGCGCACCTGCTCTCGAAGGACATCACCCTCGACACCTTCGTGCGCGACGTCGCCGGGACGATCGCGGCCGAGGAACTGACGGAGGTGGTGCTGGTCGGGCATTCCTTCGGCGGCCTGGCGATCAGCGGCGTGGCGGAGGCCATGCCGGAGCGGCTGCGCCACCTCGTCTACCTCGATGCGCTGATCGTGCAGCCGGGCCGCGCGCCCTTCGACGGCTTGCCGCCCGAGGTGGTCGAGGCCCGCCGCCGCGCCGCCGCGGAATCGAGCGGGTCCTTGAGCCTGCCGCCGCCCCCGGCCGCGGCCTTCGGGGTGCTCGATCCGGCCGATGCGGCCTGGGTGGAGCGCCGTCTCACCCCGCACCCGCTCGGCACCTACGAGAGCAAGCTGCCGATCCGCGGCCCGGTCGGCAACGGCCTGCCGCGCACCTACGTCGACTGCACCACGCCGTCCTACGCCACCCTGGACGGGGTCAAGGACTGGGTGCGGCGCCAGCCCGGCTGGGGCTGGCGCGAGATGGCCACCGGCCACGACGCGATGGTGAGCGCGCCCGGGCCGCTCGCTCGGCTGCTGGTGGGGCTCGGCGGCGGTTGAGCCGGCGAGCCCAGACAGGCGACTCGCTTCTCACAACAAAATATCCACCCACCGCGTCATTCCGGGGCCGCGAAGCGGAGCCCGGAATGACACGGAGGGTGTGAATTATATCGAGGGAGCCGATCGCGCGTTTCGGGACCGCGCCTATCCCATCGTGACGACCGTCCGCCCGGGATCGATCTCGATCAGCCGCAGGCCGAAGCTGCGGCCCTCCTGCGCCTCCCAGTCGGCGAGCACGGCGTTGACCCGCTCGGGGCCGTCCTCGGCGAGGGTCCGGGTGCCCACCGGCTCCTCGATGGCGTGCATGACCTCGCCCATCAGCCGGGCGCGGGCCGGCTCCGGCGCAGGCTCGGCGGCATCGCAATAGGTCGTGACGATCTGCTCCGACAGCGCCTCGATCACGGCCTGGTTCACGGAGGTCATGCCCATGCTGCGCTCTCCTGGTCGTCGGGCCATCCGCCCCGTTGGATGCGCCCCTTCGGACCGGGACAACGCGACAGGGCGTGACCGGTGCCGCGATTCACCCCGCCTGCTGCTGGCCGGCGCGGTGGGCGGCCAGCGTCACGACCTCGGCGGAGGGAGCCTCCCTCGGACCTTGCCCCATCATGAAGATCACCGGGTTGCGCGGCATGTAGCCGGGATTGCGGCGCAGGTTGAGCAAGGGCTGCAGCTCCACCGCGGTCAGGTCCTTCGGCGTGGCGTCGCGCCAGACATGGCCGGGCGAGGCGGCACGGGCGAAGGGCCACCAGGAGCGGCGTTCGGTCTCGACCTGCAGGACGAGCTTGCCGGTGAAGGTTTTTCGGAAATTGAAGCGACCCGTGATGGCCATGACGCGTCCTCCATTCCCGGACAACCGTTCCAGATCATCTGGACCCGTGCAGCTTAGCACGGCACTAACATGGGGCGGCCACGCTTCGCGGAACACCCCGAGGAATCCCCTGCCGCGCTGCCGCACCACCCTCACTTAACGGTTGCGATGCCCAAACGCTCCCTCACGCTCGACGCCGCATCGATCGCCCGGGCCCATCCGCACAAGGTGACCGCCGACGCGCGCGGGCCCGGCTACGGCATGGCGCTGATGGACGAGACCGAGGCCGATGCGCGCCTGGAGGCGGCATTGGCCGGGAAGCCGGGCGATCCCGGCACCCTGTGGCTCTTCGCCTACGGCGCCCTGATGTGGCGGCCGGAATTCCCGTTCGCGGAGCACCGCGCGGCGCGGGTGCGGGGCTGGCACCGCCGGTTCTGCCTCTGGCAGCGGGGGTTTCGCGGGACGCCGGAGCGCCCCGGCGTGATGCTCGCCCTCGACCGGGGCGGAGAGTGCCGCGGCCTCGCCTACCGGCTGATCGGCGACGACCTGCGGGCGGCCGTGCGGCCGGTCTGGCGGCGGGAGATGCGCGGCCGGGGCTACGCGGCCCGCTGGCTCGCGGCCGAGACCGCGGAAGGGCCGGTGCCGGCGCTGGCCTTCGTCGCCGACCGGACGGGGCCTCGCTATGCCGGGCGGCTGACCGACGCGGAGATCGCCGACAGCATTGCCGCCGCCTGCGGCCCGATCGGACCGAGCGCCGAATACCTGCTCAACACCGTGGCGGCCTGCGAGGCGATGGGCATCCGCGACCGCCACCTGTTCGCGATGCAGGCGCTGGTCGCGGAACGGCTCGCCGCCTGCGACCCTCAGGCTCAGAACAGCCCGACGCCGATGCCGGGCTGAGGCCGCGGCGGGAAGCCGTAGGGGCCGGTCGAGACGCCGTAATAGGGCAGGACCGGCGCGTAGCCGAAGCCGAGGAGCCGGCGCGGCGGCGGCGCGACCACGACCACGTCGGCCTCGATCGCGACGGCGGGCGGCGGAGGAGGAAGCGGCGGCGGCGGGGCCTGCCAGCCGGCGGAGAACTCCGCCCCGCCGCGGGCGCCGTAGCCGGCGGGCATGTCGGCCGCCATCGCCGGCAGGGCCGTGAGAGCGGCCGCCAGGGGCAGCCAGGCCAGCGTCGTGCGGAGCGTCATGGTGGGGAACCTCGGGAAGGACGATCGTGGGGGCAAGCTTCACCGGAACAAGCTTCGCCGTAACAAGCTTCACCGGGGCATCCCGGTTCCCCGGATCGTGCCCTAGATTGGTGAACGAACCGGAGCGGATGGCACCGATGACCGAGCCTGCGTTCTACGACGACCTCGCGGCCTGCCTCGCCGAGGCCTGGCGCCGGCTGGAGGAGGGGGCGGCGCATCGGAGCGGCTTCCACGCGCCGGCGCTCGCCACGATCGGCAGCGACGGCGCCCCGCGCCTGCGCACGGTGGTGTTGCGCGGGATCGACCGGGACGGCCGCTCCCTGCGCATGCATTGCGACGCCCGTTCCGACAAGGCCGCCGAGATCGCCGCCGATCCCCGGGTGGCGCTCCACGCCTACGACGCCGCGGCCAAGATCCAGGTGCGGATCGAGGGCCGGGCCCGCCTGCACGGGCAGGACGCCGTGGCCCGCGCCGCCTGGGCGGCGTCGCGGCCGATGAGCCGGGTCTGCTACGGCACCGCCCCGGGCCCCGGCACGCCGCTGCCGGCCGGCGACGCCTACGCCCTGCCGGAGGACGAGGCGGCCGTGGAGGCGGGATTCCCGGAGTTCCGCGTCGTCGTCCTCACCGCCGCCCGGCTCGACTTCCTGTACCTCGCCCGCCGGGGCCACCGGCGGGCGCTGTTCACCTGGGACGGGGAGGAACCGTCGGCGACGTGGCTGGCGCCGTGAGGGCGCAGCGGC from Methylobacterium aquaticum encodes:
- a CDS encoding gamma-glutamylcyclotransferase, with the translated sequence MPKRSLTLDAASIARAHPHKVTADARGPGYGMALMDETEADARLEAALAGKPGDPGTLWLFAYGALMWRPEFPFAEHRAARVRGWHRRFCLWQRGFRGTPERPGVMLALDRGGECRGLAYRLIGDDLRAAVRPVWRREMRGRGYAARWLAAETAEGPVPALAFVADRTGPRYAGRLTDAEIADSIAAACGPIGPSAEYLLNTVAACEAMGIRDRHLFAMQALVAERLAACDPQAQNSPTPMPG
- the recG gene encoding ATP-dependent DNA helicase RecG → MSLRPSLLDPLFAPATVLPGAGPKVAVLIDKLVGTPERPARVVDLLFHLPQRGIARQLRGSIAEAPPGEPVTLGVTVVAHRPPQTAGRKPFRVLVEDQTGDITLVFFNLPRARIEKMLPLGSHRYVSGRIELWDGFRQMVHPSRILDEKGLADLPAVEPIYGATEGLTSRAIGKLAVSALDRLPVLPEWQDRSFLDRQGWPAFADALRTEHRPAEAAETEEDLKTPARRRLAYDELLASQLALALVRSRMHRPPGRTNVGDGALSGRIEAGLPFGLTGAQTRALAEIRGDMGSDRRMLRLLQGDVGSGKTAVALLAMASAIEAGRQAAMMAPTEILARQHAERLRPMVEAVGLRLALLTGRDRVAERRTTLAGLADGSIHIVVGTHALFQDDVAFHDLGLAVVDEQHRFGVHQRLALGGKGEAVDILVMTATPIPRTLALTYFGDMEVSVLDEKPAGRQPIKTVLVSTDRIEEVTLGLERALAKGDRVYWICPLVAESEYVDLAAAEERFSALRERFGADVGLVHGKMPGKDKDEAMERFAAGDTRILVSTTVVEVGVDVPQATVMVIEHAERFGLAQLHQLRGRVGRGSGASTCLLLFKGPLGQVSRARLEMMRETEDGFRIAEEDLRLRGEGEVLGTRQSGLANFRLARPEADGDLIVAARDDARLIVERDPGLQSERGEALRALLYLFERDAAVKLLQAG
- a CDS encoding succinate dehydrogenase assembly factor 2, translating into MTGTTRTSADLDPRRRRTLYRSWHRGTREMDLIMGRFADAEIGTLTEEELDDFELLIEVPDRDLFRWITDEAEVPSNYDTAVYRRMKAFHQHGAPVDL
- a CDS encoding pyridoxamine 5'-phosphate oxidase family protein — its product is MTEPAFYDDLAACLAEAWRRLEEGAAHRSGFHAPALATIGSDGAPRLRTVVLRGIDRDGRSLRMHCDARSDKAAEIAADPRVALHAYDAAAKIQVRIEGRARLHGQDAVARAAWAASRPMSRVCYGTAPGPGTPLPAGDAYALPEDEAAVEAGFPEFRVVVLTAARLDFLYLARRGHRRALFTWDGEEPSATWLAP
- a CDS encoding alpha/beta fold hydrolase, encoding MADGLTFVLVHGAWHGGWCWVRVADILRSQGHRVFTPTCTGLGERAHLLSKDITLDTFVRDVAGTIAAEELTEVVLVGHSFGGLAISGVAEAMPERLRHLVYLDALIVQPGRAPFDGLPPEVVEARRRAAAESSGSLSLPPPPAAAFGVLDPADAAWVERRLTPHPLGTYESKLPIRGPVGNGLPRTYVDCTTPSYATLDGVKDWVRRQPGWGWREMATGHDAMVSAPGPLARLLVGLGGG